CATGTTCACTTTCCGGTATTTCCTCCAGGCTGTAAATGGCCTGAACTGTTGGAATGGAAAGCGCGATTACGATAATAATCGGAATAACCGTCCAAACAATCTCAAGGAACTTGCTGCCTTCCATTTCAGGCGGCTCATATCCCATGTTTGTTGGGCGCTCACGATATTTAATAATGATAAGAACAAACAGGACAAAAACAACTGCTATGATAAACAGCATAAATACAATAGAGAGCATGATCAGGTCTCTTTGCTGCGCGGCAACCGGTCCTTTCGGATCGAGAACGGCCATCTGGCTGCAGCCGCCAAGCAAAAATACTGACATCAAAGCTCCAAATAAAATGATAGGTTTCAAATATTTACCCAAAAGGTTCACCATCCTTCCCAATCCTTCTATAAATAATGACAAAAAAGTCTATAAGCACAGCAATCACTTAAACTTTTACCCTTATAGTAACAGACCACAAACAAAAATGGCTTTCCAAATTTTAATGTCATCCAGTTTTCATACAAAAGTCACATCTTGTTCAATATTTTTTCACAATATGTTCACACAATTGGATAAATCTTGATTTAGCGGAAAATCCATTCTTTGTAACCATCTGGATGGCAGTAGCAGAAAAGTAAAATTTTATTGAGTGTACGTGACGAGATGCAGAATTTACTGTCCGTTAACAAGTGATAAACGCTTTCATTGTTTGCCCGGCTTACGTTTGAACTTTTTTGTACGGTGGAATATACAAATTATATCAGGGAGGTGGAGATTTTGTCGAAAGAAAGCACTAAACACCATAATGAACATCCTGAACAGGTCCCGACAGATAATGAGAGCTTGCATGATAAATTTGAAAATGAACAAACGGTTGATTCCATTCCTTTGGAAGATTTGAAAAAAGATATGCAGGATGAGAAAAAGAAGCATAAAACAAAGGATGATTCTGATTCAGAAGATCAATTTAAAAAGAGAAAATAAGAAAAACGGCGTATCCGCTGAGTCATTAGCCGGTGCGCCGTTTCTTTTTGCTTTATCAGCATTTCATTAAAACTATTCGGCATTATTGTGAAGGGATGAAAAGGATCTGTCAAAATACCTCTTGGATCTATATCCGTCATACCCAAGTTAACATGACAAATAGTGATGAGAGACTGTACTCGTTCTAGATATTTTTTAGTAAAAATGCAATTTAAAACTCATAATAAATTTAAAAAAGAGGCGGTTTTTTTAGGGCTCCAGTCTTAAATAAAGGTCATTCTTTTCCATTAAGGCCGTCATATATCCTTCAAAAAATATTTTTCCAGAAACTCTTGCATTGTGCATATATATTTCATATAATCAGAATGCAAACGGTTGCACTTATGTTGCATATTTATTTTTTACTTTATTAGTAAAATGTATTCGGTTTCAGCCATGCATTTTTATTTTCTTATCAATGTAAGCCCATACACAGAGGAGGAGCAAGTCATGAAGAGTTTATTTTCATTTGATTTCTGGCAAAAGTTCGGTAAAGCACTTATGGTAGTGGTTGCCGTTATGCCTGCTGCCGGAATCATGATTTCTTTAGGGAAATTAGTAGCGATGATCGGAGGGGACGTCACCCTTGTCATGACCATCGCACGAGTAATGGAGGATATCGGATGGGCGATCATCACGAATCTTCACATTTTATTTGCAGTAGCCATTGGGGGATCCTGGGCTAAAGAACGTGCCGGCGGTGCCTTTGCTGCCCTAATCGCATTCGTTCTAATTAACCGGATCACTGGTGCGATCTTCGGAGTAAACGCTGCCATGTTCGATGATCCGAACGCAGTAGTAAACTCATTGTTTGGACAAGATCTTCTTGTAAAAGATTATTTCACATCAGTACTTGGAGCTCCGGCCCTTAACATGGGAGTTTTCGTTGGAATCATTTCCGGTTTCCTCGGAGCGAACCTGTTCAATAAATATTACAACTACAGCAAATTGCCTGATGCTCTTGCTTTCTTCAACGGAAAACGTTTTGTACCGTTCGCTGTTATCGGCGGATCTGTCATTACTGCAATCGTCCTGTCTCTTGTATGGCCTTTCGTTCAAGGTTTGCTGAATGACTTCGGTAAATGGATTGCATCTTCTAAAGATACTGCACCAATCATTGCACCATTCATCTTTGGGACACTTGAGCGTCTGCTCCTTCCTTTCGGATTGCACCACATGCTCACGGTTCCGATGAACTATACTGCTCTTGGCGGAACGTACACCGTTCTGACTGGATCAAGCGCAGGAACAGTCGTTTCCGGTCAAGATCCGCTATGGCTTGCTTGGATTGCTGACTTGAACAACTACCTGGCTGCTGGAAACCAGGCTGGATACGAAAAACTATTGAACGACGTTCACCCTGCCCGCTTTAAAGTAGGACAAATGATTCTTTCAACTGCTTCTTTGATCGGTATCGCTTATGCCATGTACCGCAATGTTGATAAAGACAAGCGCAAAAAATATAAATCCATGTTCCTTTCTGCAGGTCTTGCCGTATTCCTTACTGGTGTAACAGAACCGATTGAATTCATGTTCATGTTTGCTGCACCGCTATTGTATGTTGTTTATGCCATTACAACAGGACTTGCATTCGCACTGGCTGATATCATCAACCTGCGCGTCCACTCTTTCGGATTCATCGAGCTGTTGACTCGTACGCCGATGATTTTCAAAGCTGGATTATGGATGGATTTCGTCAACTTTATTATTGCATGTGTTGTGTTCTTCGGACTGAATTTCGGAGTGGCCCATTTCCTAATCAAACGCTTCAACTTCCCTACACCGGGACGCAACGGAAACTACATCGACAACGAAGATAGCGAAAAAACTGGCGGAGCTGTACAAGAAGGTTCCCTTGCCCCTGCCATCATCGAGCTACTAGGCGGAAAATCCAACATTACGGATGTAGATGCCTGCATGACACGCCTTCGCGTGACGGTTAAAGACTCATCTCTTGTTGCCGGCGAAGGTAAATGGAAAGAACAAGGCGCACTTGGCCTGATTGTTAAAGACAAAGGTGTACAAGCTATCTACGGACCAAAAGCAGACGTCATCAAATCTGATATCCAGGATTTACTGGGAGCATAATATGAAATTGCTGACTCTTAACTGCCATGCCTGGATCGAAGAGAACCAAATGGAAAAGATAAGAACTCTAGCGAAAACAATCGCCGAAAAAGACTATGACGTTATTGCGCTTCAGGAAGTGAATCAGTCTATAAATGAAGAAACGGCATTTGGCCTTGTAAAAAAAGATAATTATGCCGTCGTTCTTCTTGATGAACTCGACAAGCTCGGTGTCCATGGATATGAGCTTCACTGGGGCCAATCACACATCGGCTACGATATTTATGAGGAAGGTTCGGCCATGCTGTCGAAATTCCCAATCAGGGAAACTCATTCCTTCCTTATAACAAACAGTACAGACACGGCCTATTGGAAGACGAGACGGATTGTCGGGATAACGGTTGAAGCTGAAGGAGAGCTGATCTCCTTCTACTCCTGCCACCTCGGCTGGTGGGATGATGCAGAAGAGCCATTTAAAGAGCAGGCTGTATCTCTCCTCCGTCAGGTTCATAAAGAACACCGTTTCTTCCTGATGGGTGACTTCAACAATAACGCCCACATTGAAGGTGAAGGCTATGACTACTTAAAAAGCCAGGGCCTCCTGGATACGTATGAACTCGCTGAAGAAAAAGACAGCGGCATCACTGTTCCAGGAAAAATAGCCGGATGGGAAGAAAATGAAAACCCGCTTCGAATCGATTTGATTTTAACCAATCAGCCACTCAGGGTAATGCGTTCTGCCGTGATCTTTAACGGGGTGAATAAGGCTGTTGTATCGGATCATTTTGGAGTGGAAATCGAGATCACAATATAATATAGAAGGAAAGCGGTCTGCAGAATGTTCTGCGGGCCGTTTTTTTTTATGGGTAAGGGAGGCTGGTGCAGCTGTAGTTCGCTTGGCATCACACTCCTTTTCCACCTTTGCCTGGCATTCTTGCCTGGCATCACACGCTTTTCCATCTTTGCCTGGCATTCTTGCCTGGCATCACACCCCTTTTCCATCTTAGCCTGGCATTCTTGCCTGGCATCACACCACTTTTTCATTTTGCCTGGCATTCTTGCCTCGCATCGCACCCCTTTTCCCACATTGCCTGGCATCACAACAACCAACACAGTCACCACCACCAAAAAAAACCGGGCTCCCAAAAGGAAGACCGGTTTTTCCATTTATTCTTCTATTCCTGTCTTTTTCCGAAACTTACTAAAGACCTCATACACAATCGGTACAATCAAAAGGGTAAGGAGTGTTGAACTAGTCAAACCGCCAATAACGGTGATTCCAAGTCCTTTGGAGATCAGGCCGCTTCCTTCGAGTCCGAGTGCCAGTGGTGCAAGTGCTCCAATCGTGGCAATGGCAGTCATGAGGATTGGTCTTAGACGGGTTGTTCCGGCCTCGAGGATCGCCTCGCGGGTTGGGATTCCCTCTTTTTCTTTATGGATGACGCGGTCAATCAGGACGATCGCGTTTGTTACAACGATTCCAATGAGCATCAGTGCTCCGATCATAGAGGAGATACTGATCGTTTCTCCTGCAATGTATAATCCGGCGAGTGCTCCGATTACAGTGAAAGGCAGGGAGAACAGAATCGCAAATGGCGCGAGGCCGCCGCCAAACGTAATGACGAGAATCAGATAGACGATCGCAATGGCTGCAAGCATCGCAAGTCCAAGCTGGGAGAAGGACTCCTGGATGTCTTCGCTTACTCCACCCATTGAAAGATCGACTCCGGATGGCTGCTTCACATCATTTATTTTTTCTTGAACGGCTGCTGATACCTTCCCTACATCATCCGCTTTGATATCTCCGGATACGGAGACGCTGATTTTTCCATCACGCCGGGAGATGGTATCAGAGGTGGAACCTTCTTTCACCTCAACAACATCTTTAATGGCGACTTCCTTTCCTAGAGAGGAAGCGACTTTTTTGTTCGTCAAATCTTGAATGTCTTCCAGCTTTTCTTCTTCAGCCTGCAGATAGACATTTACATCTTTTCCATCTTTTTTAATGGTGGTTACAATTGGACGCTTTGTTTCCTGGCTTAGCTCCATACCGATTTGACCGGCAGTGAGGCCGAGCTCGCTAAGCTTTTTCTGGTCAGCAACGAGCGTAAATTCTTCATATGTCTTGGACAATCCGCTCTTCACATTTTCAAGATCGCTATTGTCTTTAAGAATTTTTTCAACGTCTGCTACAACCGGCTTGATGTCATCAATATTTTCGCCATTGACAGACACTTCAAGTGAATTGCTGCTGCCGCCTGAGGAGAAGCTTTGGGAAGCCCATTCTCCTTTTGGCGTCCTTTTTTGGAGATCCTCGATGACCTTTTCTTTTTCAGCCTCGAAATTTTCAGTGTCATCTTTATATTGAACAAAGAAGAGCGCTTGGTTTTGAGCTCCCGGATTCATCGGGTTTTCTCCGCCAAGAGAATATTGAATCGTCTCTGCCCCTTTGCGACCGTCAAAATATTTTTCTGCATCAAGGGCAATTTTTTCTGACTCTTCACGGGTTTGTCCAGGTTCAGGATTGTATGTCGCCATCACCATTTTCTCCTCTTCATCCGGAAGGAAGCTGACTCCAATCAGAGGAACCAATGCAAGGCTTCCGACAAGCAGCAGGATGGCAATACCTGATGTGATCCATTTATGATTCAGGGACCAGTTTAGGACTCTTCTGTAAAAGCCTGATAGTTTTCCTGGCTTTTCTTCTTCTTTATGATGCTTCTCGTTTACTCCCTTTTTGAAGAAGGAGTGAGCCAGCATTGGTACGAGAGTGACTGCCACCAATAAAGAGGCAAGCAGCGAGAACACAATGGTAAGCGCAAAAGGAAGGAACAGTTCACCAATCATTCCTTTTACGAGACCAAGCGGAAGGAAAACCGCAATTGTCACAATTGTGGAGGACATAATTGGGATAAACATTTCCTTTGTAGCGGATTTAATCAGCTCCGCTCCTTTAAGCGGCTCCCCTTTGAGAGACATTCTTCTGAAGATGTTTTCTATAACCACAATGGAGTCATCGACTACCCGTCCAATCGCGACAGTCATTGCACCAAGCGTCATTATGTTTAGAGTAATATCCATCTGATTCAATATCAGTACCGCAATCAGCAAGGAAAGCGGAATGGAAATGACAGAAATAATGGTTGTCCGGATATTCCTTAAAAATAAGAGAATGATCAGGACTGCAAATCCAGCCCCAAACAATGCTTTGCTCAGCATCGTATTAACGGATTTTTCAATTGGTTCTCCCTGGTCAAAGGTCGATGTAAAATGAACGCCCGGATAGTCTTTTTCTAATGCTTTCACCTGTTTTTCAACAGCATTAACGACATCTACCGTATTGGCATCCTCTGATTTGATGACCTGGAAGCCGATGGATTCCTGACCGTTTGTACGTGAAATCGATTCTGCCTTACCGACTATCTTAATGTCTGCCAGCTCACTAAGCTTAACTGTAGGAAGCTTGGCGGGCTGAGCAGCTTCAGGCTGTGCCTGTGGCGGCTGTCCTGCTGCACCTTGCTGCGGCGGAGCTTGGCCGCTGCCCTGCTGAGGTGAAGTTTGTGCATTTCCTTGCTGAGGTGATGCCTGTGCACCTCCCTGCTGCTGACCCGGTCCTTGCTGTGCTGGAGCTTGCTGGGCGGACGAGCTTTGAGGGACAGCTGGTATCTCCATATTTTTCAAATCATCGATTGTGGATATATTTCCATCAACAACGACCGATTTTTCTGTATTTCCAAACGTGTAAAGACCAAGCGGGGATGTGACATCCGAGCCTTTAATCATATTTTGAACGGTTTCTTCATTAAGGCCGTATTTTTTAAGCTGATCCTGTTTGAAGACAAGCTGTGCCTCTTCTACCTGCTGGCCTGTCAGCTGGACAGAACCGACGCCTTCCAAGCCTTCGAAGGATGGCAGCATTTCTTCCTCTGCCTTTTTCGTGAGCTCTTGCAATGATTCTTTGTCGCTTGAAGCACTTAGAACAATGACAGGGAATGCGTTCAGACTAAGCCGGGAAACTTCAGGTTCTTCAACTCCATCGGGCAATTCCAATGAACTTAAAGCATCCTCTGCTTCCTGCTTTGCTTCGTCCATATCCTTTTCATACCCGTATTCGATTTGCAGGGATGAGACGTTCTGGAAGGAGGACGAGCTGACTGTGCTGACTCCATTTAAGTTCTGAAGCTTTTTCTCCATCGGCTCAGACAGTTTGTCAGCCACCTGCTGGGGAGTAGCTCCAGGATAAACCGCAGTAACGGTTAAGAGCGGAGTATTAATGTTGGGGATCGTTTCAAGCTTCATATTCAGCCCGGAATACAGGCCTGCTGCGGTTACGATAATGGTAAGCAGCCATACGGCAAATTTATTTTTTAATGAAAAGCCGATTATTCGATTCATTGCTGTCCTCCTATGTAAATTGACTGGTCGGTCATAACCACCTATAATATAACTGACCGAATAGTCATAGTCAATGGATATGATGTGAACAAATGAACAAACTGCCAGATATACTCCGGGGAGCGACGAGCATGAATGAAAAAGAAATGATCATTATGGATGAAGCCATTAAATTATTTGCAGAAAAGGGATTCCGTGCGGCTTCTATACAAGAAATTGCTACAGCAAGCGGCATTTCGAAAGGTGCTTTTTATCTGCATTTTAAATCAAAGGAAGCCCTGCTGCTTTCTATCCTGCAGCATCATCACCAGCAATTTGAAGAACAGGTGGCGCTGATTGAAAAAAAGGAACTGAATTCAAGGGAGAAGTTTACTGAATGGATGTCGCTTACCTTTGATGAAATCTCCAAACACCGCGAATTTATTATTACCCAGATCAGGGAACAAACTGTCCCGTTTAATAAAGAGATTGAAAACTTTTTCCGCCAGAAGGAGTGGGAAAGCTATTTAATGTTCGAAAAAAATCTGCTCGGAATGTATGGAGAAGAGATCCGGCCGTTTTTGGGAGATTTGATCATCCTTGCAAAAGGAATGGTCCGGTCTTATCTTGAACTGATTATCTTTGACGTGCTGCATTTCGACCGGTCTCAATTAGCTTCCTTCCTGCTTGAGCGGATGGATCACCTTGTGAAAGGCTTTTTCAAAAGCGAGCTCGCTCCCATTGTTTCCGGACAATCCATAAAGGTCATGTGGAAATCCATTCGCACAGCAAAGCTCGGATCTGTTGAATACGTTCTTGAAAAGCTTCAGGAGACAAGAAAATTGGCCAATGATAACGAGGACATCATGGTAACCTTAGATGTACTGGAGGAAGAGCTTCAAAGTGAACAGCTTCGAAAGCCCGTTGTTAAAGGGATGCTAACGAACTTAGAGCAGCAGGAAGCATTTAAAGAATTCGCAGGTACTGTCAGAAAGTACATTCTATAGCAAAAGGAGCCGCAAAAGCCGGCTCCTTTTTTTAATCTATTAGTTAAATACCGTTGCCGCCCATTCAGGGTGATCAATGAATGGATTGCGGTTATGCTGATAATCGTTGTAAATGACGTCATTGCGGTGGCGTTCCCAATCACTTACAGGATCCTGCTGATGCCATTGCAGAAGAACGGATTTCTTACCCATATAAGGAGCAGATCCATTGTTCACACTCTCATTCAGCTCAAGATTCGGTTCGCCGCTGTCGCCTTCATAACGGACAGCCATGTAGAAGATCATACGTGCTACATCACCTTTAACTTCGTCGCGAGGCTCCCATGAATCGCTGTCGAAATAGTTTCCAAGTGCTTCTGAGTGCTGGGATCCGCCGTTATCAAAATCCAGGTTTCCTCTTGAGCTATTTACGGAAACATCTGTCGGACGAAGATGATGAATATCTGTTCCCGGTCCCATTGCTGTTCCAAAGTCGCCGTGCGATTTTGCCCATACATGTTCGCGGTTCCAATCGTTTACATTGCCGCCGTTTGTCATTTTGCTCTGTGAACGGCCTGTATATAAAAGAATGACATTATTTGAGTTAAGCGGGTCTTCATCAGTATGGCGCAATGCATCCCATACTGCGTCGTAAGAAAGCTCCGTGTGGTCATCAATAATATTGTGCAAAGCAGATTTTAGTGAAGCTCCTGTTTTACCAATGGCCGGATTGTAGTATGTGCCGTCATAAGGAGACGGAGTCGTTGTTCCGCCGCCGTCAGAGCCGCCGCCATCATCTGTAGGGACGGTCCCGCTTGCTTTTTCCATTTGAACAGGGCTTTTTAATCCTGCATGGGAAAAATAAGCAGATAGGCTGCCTGTTGCTTTTATTGCCTGGCCTTTTAAAGAAGGATTAGACTGAAGGCCGAACGTACTGCGGTAAGAAGTGGAAAGCTGAACATAAATCATATTGGCCGGGTTTGTTTCGCTTGGAGAATCCGCCAATGCCACTGCATAATCATTTGGATAGCTGCTCGTTATAACAGTCGCTGCTGCTGTGGGCTGTCCCACTACATAGCCTTGAACTGTTTTGGAAGAACCATTTTGATTGCTTATTGCCTGTGAAACAGAGAATGGGCTTGCCCAAGTACCGCTTCCAGTGACGGCTTCCGTTTGTGCAGGCGCCAGCATAGAAAGGATGAAAATAAAGACAAAAGATAGCGAGATGAGTGGCTTTACTCTTTTTTTCAACGTCGTTCCTCCTGAGATTAAGTTCTCCCTGTATCCAATCGCCAAAGTTTTTCTCTTTTTCTAGTATTTTTCATTTCTATTATTTCTTTTTTCTGAATGGAGCCACAAGTTCCAATAGTAGCAATCCACTCAAGGCTAAAGTCCCGGATTTGCAGAGACTGTCGAAGATGATATGAAAATGAGGAAAATACAGAATTTACATATTTTTCTGAATTAATTATAATGAAGTGGATATAGACACTTGTCTAAAAGGAGGAAATGGATTGGACATAAAAGAAGAGGCTCAAGTACAAGCCGAAAGAAATAAGGGGGCACGCATTGACTATACGGCCATTGCTGAATCACCAGCCTTCCAGATTCTGCTCGCTAAAAAGAAGCAATTTATTTTGCCCTTATCTTTATTTTTCCTCGCATTTTATTTTACCCTGCCTGTTCTCACCGCTTATACAAAAGTTCTGAATAACCCTGCGATCGGAGCGATTAGCTGGGCATGGGTATTCGCTTTTGCCCAATTTATTATGACATGGGTTTTATGCTCTCTCTATTCCAAAAAAGCTGCTTCATTCGACGAAATGGTTGAAGAAATCCGCGAGGAAGCAAAACAATAGGAGGATTATATGAATCTATTAGCCTTTTCTCTGTTTCTGGCGATTGTTGCCTTAACCTTGATTATTACCTATTCTGCTTCCAAACGGACAAAGACAACGAGTGATTTCTATACAGCCGATGGATCGCTGACAGGCTGGCAAAACGGTCTTGCCATCGCAGGAGATTACATGTCTGCTGCTTCGTTTTTAGGAATCGCCGGAATGGTAGCGCTTTCAGGTTTCGATGGATTTTTCTACAGTATCGGATTCCTGGTCGCTTATCTCGTGGTGCTTTACCTTGTAGCCGAGCCATTAAGAAATCTCGGAAAATACACAATGGCAGACATGATTGCCGCCCGCTTTGATGATAAAAAAGTTAGGGGTGTAGCTGCGCTCAATACGATATCGATTTCTATTTTCTATATGATTGCACAGCTTGTAGGAGCTGGGGCCTTGATTAAACTGCTTTTAGGAATCGACTACATATGGTCTGTATTAATTGTAGGAACCTTAATGACCGTGTATGTTGTGTTCGGAGGAATGACTGCTACGAGCTGGGTGCAGATTGTAAAAGCACTTCTCCTGATGATTGGAACCTTTATTATTTCAGTGATTGTTTTCGCGAAGTTTGACTTTAATATAATGAATATGTTTGAGGAGATGAAATCTGCTACTCCTCTTGGGGAAGCCTTTTTAAACCCTGGAAACAAATTCACAAACCCGCTCGACACCATCTCTCTGAATCTCGCATTGGTACTCGGGACAGCCGGGCTTCCTCATATTTTAATCAGGTTCTTCACAGTAAAGGATGCCATTACTGCGAGAAAATCAGTTGTTTATGCTACGTGGATCATCGGGATCTTTTACGTTATGACCATTTTCCTTGGCTTCGGAGCTGCTGCTTTTGTAGGCTATGACCGGATTGTAGAAGCGAATGCAGCAGGAAATATGGCTGCGCCGCTGCTTGCTCAAGCCCTTGGGGGAGACTTCCTCTTTGCCTTTGTATCCGCCGTAGCGTTTGCCACCATTCTCGCTGTAGTGGCCGGACTGGTTCTCTCAGCTGCATCCGCATTCGCTCACGACTTTTACAGTCATATCCTGCGTAAAGGAAAGGCAACGGAAAAGGAGCAGGTTGTGGCAGCAAGATGGGCATCCATTGGAGTGGCGATTCTATCCATTATCCTTGCGTTATTTGCCCAGAAAATGAATGTGGCGTTTCTTGTAGCCCTCGCCTTTGCTGTCGCGGCAAGCGCGAACCTGCCAGTGATTCTGCTCACGATCTTCTGGAAGAGATTTAATACGGCAGGAGCCATTACCGGGATGCTGACCGGCCTATTAAGCTCTCTCATCCTAGTCGCCATCAGTCCGAATTTATGGTCACCGGAAGCAGGAGCGGCCATTTTTACCGGCACTCCGCTGATCACTCTGACGAATCCGGGAATTATCTCGATCCCTCTAGGGTTCCTTGGCGCTTTCCTGGGGACCGTCATTTCACGCAAAAAAGAATCGGAGCGGAAATTCGATGAAATTGTCGTAAGGGCGAATACCGGGATTAAAGGAGAGTATAACTAAACGCAAGACCCCCCTCAACCAATTTGAGGGGGGTTCTTGAAATTATAGGGCTTGCCTGATTCTAATGGCCTCCTAAATAAGCCATTTTCACCTGCTCGCTCGCATTCAGCTCATCCGGATGACCGGAAATGACGACTTTCCCTGTCTCCAATACATAAGCCATATTAGCAATAGAGAGGGCCATATTGGCGTTTTGCTCAACAAGCAGGATGGTCGTTCCGCTTTTATTAATCTCTTCAATGATCCGGAAAATCGTTTTGACAAGCAATGGCGCGAGACCCATAGAGGGTTCATCAAGAAGAAGGAGTCTGGGGCGGGCCATTAATGCGCGTCCCATAGCAAGCATTTGCTGCTCTCCTCCGGACAGTGTTCCGGCCTGCTGCTTGAGTCGTTCCTGCAGACGCGGAAACAGGTCATAGACCATGTCAAAATCGTCTTTAATTCCCTTTTTATCTTTTCTAAGGTAAGCCCCAAGCTCGAGATTTTCTTCAACGGACATGTTGGCAAAGATCCTTCTGCCTTCAGGAACATGGGATATTCCCTGTTTTACGATGGTCTGTGCGGCCTTTCCGTTAATATTCTTTCCTTCAAACTGGACCTCGCCTTTTTTAGCCTTTAAAAGCCCTGAAATGGTTTTTAACAGCGTGCTTTTCCCCGCACCGTTTGCTCCGATCAGTGTCACAATCTCTCCCTGGCGGATTTCAAG
The Metabacillus sp. FJAT-52054 genome window above contains:
- a CDS encoding PTS transporter subunit IIBC is translated as MKSLFSFDFWQKFGKALMVVVAVMPAAGIMISLGKLVAMIGGDVTLVMTIARVMEDIGWAIITNLHILFAVAIGGSWAKERAGGAFAALIAFVLINRITGAIFGVNAAMFDDPNAVVNSLFGQDLLVKDYFTSVLGAPALNMGVFVGIISGFLGANLFNKYYNYSKLPDALAFFNGKRFVPFAVIGGSVITAIVLSLVWPFVQGLLNDFGKWIASSKDTAPIIAPFIFGTLERLLLPFGLHHMLTVPMNYTALGGTYTVLTGSSAGTVVSGQDPLWLAWIADLNNYLAAGNQAGYEKLLNDVHPARFKVGQMILSTASLIGIAYAMYRNVDKDKRKKYKSMFLSAGLAVFLTGVTEPIEFMFMFAAPLLYVVYAITTGLAFALADIINLRVHSFGFIELLTRTPMIFKAGLWMDFVNFIIACVVFFGLNFGVAHFLIKRFNFPTPGRNGNYIDNEDSEKTGGAVQEGSLAPAIIELLGGKSNITDVDACMTRLRVTVKDSSLVAGEGKWKEQGALGLIVKDKGVQAIYGPKADVIKSDIQDLLGA
- a CDS encoding endonuclease/exonuclease/phosphatase family protein, with translation MKLLTLNCHAWIEENQMEKIRTLAKTIAEKDYDVIALQEVNQSINEETAFGLVKKDNYAVVLLDELDKLGVHGYELHWGQSHIGYDIYEEGSAMLSKFPIRETHSFLITNSTDTAYWKTRRIVGITVEAEGELISFYSCHLGWWDDAEEPFKEQAVSLLRQVHKEHRFFLMGDFNNNAHIEGEGYDYLKSQGLLDTYELAEEKDSGITVPGKIAGWEENENPLRIDLILTNQPLRVMRSAVIFNGVNKAVVSDHFGVEIEITI
- a CDS encoding efflux RND transporter permease subunit, producing the protein MNRIIGFSLKNKFAVWLLTIIVTAAGLYSGLNMKLETIPNINTPLLTVTAVYPGATPQQVADKLSEPMEKKLQNLNGVSTVSSSSFQNVSSLQIEYGYEKDMDEAKQEAEDALSSLELPDGVEEPEVSRLSLNAFPVIVLSASSDKESLQELTKKAEEEMLPSFEGLEGVGSVQLTGQQVEEAQLVFKQDQLKKYGLNEETVQNMIKGSDVTSPLGLYTFGNTEKSVVVDGNISTIDDLKNMEIPAVPQSSSAQQAPAQQGPGQQQGGAQASPQQGNAQTSPQQGSGQAPPQQGAAGQPPQAQPEAAQPAKLPTVKLSELADIKIVGKAESISRTNGQESIGFQVIKSEDANTVDVVNAVEKQVKALEKDYPGVHFTSTFDQGEPIEKSVNTMLSKALFGAGFAVLIILLFLRNIRTTIISVISIPLSLLIAVLILNQMDITLNIMTLGAMTVAIGRVVDDSIVVIENIFRRMSLKGEPLKGAELIKSATKEMFIPIMSSTIVTIAVFLPLGLVKGMIGELFLPFALTIVFSLLASLLVAVTLVPMLAHSFFKKGVNEKHHKEEEKPGKLSGFYRRVLNWSLNHKWITSGIAILLLVGSLALVPLIGVSFLPDEEEKMVMATYNPEPGQTREESEKIALDAEKYFDGRKGAETIQYSLGGENPMNPGAQNQALFFVQYKDDTENFEAEKEKVIEDLQKRTPKGEWASQSFSSGGSSNSLEVSVNGENIDDIKPVVADVEKILKDNSDLENVKSGLSKTYEEFTLVADQKKLSELGLTAGQIGMELSQETKRPIVTTIKKDGKDVNVYLQAEEEKLEDIQDLTNKKVASSLGKEVAIKDVVEVKEGSTSDTISRRDGKISVSVSGDIKADDVGKVSAAVQEKINDVKQPSGVDLSMGGVSEDIQESFSQLGLAMLAAIAIVYLILVITFGGGLAPFAILFSLPFTVIGALAGLYIAGETISISSMIGALMLIGIVVTNAIVLIDRVIHKEKEGIPTREAILEAGTTRLRPILMTAIATIGALAPLALGLEGSGLISKGLGITVIGGLTSSTLLTLLIVPIVYEVFSKFRKKTGIEE
- a CDS encoding helix-turn-helix domain-containing protein; amino-acid sequence: MNEKEMIIMDEAIKLFAEKGFRAASIQEIATASGISKGAFYLHFKSKEALLLSILQHHHQQFEEQVALIEKKELNSREKFTEWMSLTFDEISKHREFIITQIREQTVPFNKEIENFFRQKEWESYLMFEKNLLGMYGEEIRPFLGDLIILAKGMVRSYLELIIFDVLHFDRSQLASFLLERMDHLVKGFFKSELAPIVSGQSIKVMWKSIRTAKLGSVEYVLEKLQETRKLANDNEDIMVTLDVLEEELQSEQLRKPVVKGMLTNLEQQEAFKEFAGTVRKYIL
- a CDS encoding endonuclease — translated: MLAPAQTEAVTGSGTWASPFSVSQAISNQNGSSKTVQGYVVGQPTAAATVITSSYPNDYAVALADSPSETNPANMIYVQLSTSYRSTFGLQSNPSLKGQAIKATGSLSAYFSHAGLKSPVQMEKASGTVPTDDGGGSDGGGTTTPSPYDGTYYNPAIGKTGASLKSALHNIIDDHTELSYDAVWDALRHTDEDPLNSNNVILLYTGRSQSKMTNGGNVNDWNREHVWAKSHGDFGTAMGPGTDIHHLRPTDVSVNSSRGNLDFDNGGSQHSEALGNYFDSDSWEPRDEVKGDVARMIFYMAVRYEGDSGEPNLELNESVNNGSAPYMGKKSVLLQWHQQDPVSDWERHRNDVIYNDYQHNRNPFIDHPEWAATVFN
- a CDS encoding DUF485 domain-containing protein translates to MKEEAQVQAERNKGARIDYTAIAESPAFQILLAKKKQFILPLSLFFLAFYFTLPVLTAYTKVLNNPAIGAISWAWVFAFAQFIMTWVLCSLYSKKAASFDEMVEEIREEAKQ